Genomic DNA from uncultured Acetobacterium sp.:
TATTTTAATGATCGTCAATCTATTTTTGAGAAACAATCTAATTTGTGATGAAATCACAGAAAATGGGGGATTGAACTGATAAGATAAACAAGAAAACAAGAGTTAAAATATTAAGAAAAATAGAGGATATTAAAATGATTAATCAGTCCCCAAATTTTGCTAAAGTTAATAAAAAGGACGATCAAGTTGTCGAAGAGAAAATATTGGTGGTAAAGAAAGAACGATGTCCACAAAATCATCCTTGTCCATCAGTTGATGTATGTCCTGTAGAAGCGCTATCCCAGGTTGGCTTCGATGCCCCGGTTGTAGACATGGACAAATGCATAAAATGTGGAAAGTGTGTGAAATTTTGCCCAATGGGTGCGCTACAATTAGAATAAAGTTAACTGGGGCATTTCTCACACGTTTGAAATTTCTGAATCAGTTTTTTAAATATTTTGGTAGAATCATGTCAAAACAATGTAATAAGTGGTAAAATAAAAAAAGATATGATAGTAAATGTTTAATAATATCTATCTGCATTATGGATCAAAATTCAAAGACCAATTTAAAAAACTTGAAGAAAAAGAACAGGTAAGGAGAGAAAATGTTAAAACTTGAAAACATTTCATTTGAAGTTGAAAATGAAAGAGAAATTTTAAAAGACGTTAATTTAACCATCGAAAAAGGTAAATTTATCGCCATAACGGGACCAAATGGCGGCGGAAAGTCAACGCTTGCCCGAATTATTTCTGGCGTTATCAAACCAACCAGAGGGAAAATTACTTTTTATGGGGAAGATATTACCGATTTATCCATAACTGAACGGGCTAAAAAAGGGATCAGCTTTGGTTTTCAACAGCCAATCCGTTTTAAAGGCATCACTGTTCACGATCTGATTAATATTGCCAAAGGGGAACAACTCTCAGTGGCTGACGCCAGCCATTATTTATCTGAAGTGGGTTTATGTGCCAAAGACTACATTAACCGGGAGTTAAGCGATAAACTATCCGGGGGCGAAATCAAACGGATTGAAATCGCCACCATTATCGCCAGAAACACCGTATTATCGATTTTTGACGAACCAGAAGCAGGCATCGACCTTTGGAGTTTCAATCATCTCATTGATATCTTTATGAAAATGCATGAAAGCAAAGAAAATTCAATCGTCATCATTTCCCACCAGGAGCGGATCTTGGATGTAGCAGACGAAATTATTGCGATGGTGGATGGTGCTATTATTCTAAGAGGGGCAAAGGAAAGTGTATTGCCTGAATTGCTCCACTGTGAAAACCCTGAAAATTGTGCGAATTGTCAAATCGTGGAGGCGTAAATTAAGATGAATGATATAGCAAAAGCCTTACTCAAAGAAGTAACCGGACTGGAAGAAATGCCAAAAGGAGCGTATAATATCCGCGAAAACAGTAAAAGTGTAGCGAGACAGTCCAGTGAGAACATTGAAATTGTGGGGAAAGAAGATAAATCTGGAATTGATATAATTGTCAAACCGAATACAAAGTCCGAGCATGTTTTCATACCCGCATTGGTTTCCTGTGGAGGGGTAAAGGATCTTGTTTACAATGATTTCTTTGTTGGGGAGAATGCTGACATCACCATTATTGCCGGGTGCGGTGTCAGCACTGGTGATAGTTGCGATGGCTCCGAGCACAATGGGATTCATCGTTTTTTTCTGGGGAAAAATTCCCGCGTCCGTTATGTAGAAAAACACATTGGTGAAGGAACTGGAACCGGAAAACGGGTAATTGATCCCGTGACTGAAGTGGTACAGGAAGAAAACAGCTATATGGAAATGGAAACCACCCAGATCAAAGGGGTCGATTCCACCAGACGGTTTACCAAGGCCAAACTGAAAGACGGCGCAACCCTGGTCATCAAGGAAAAACTGATGACCCATGGTGATCAGTTTGCCGAATCCTCCTTTGAGGTGGACATGGATGGCGAAGATTCCAGCGTTAATCTTATTTCTCGTTCGGTAGCCAGAGACAACTCCCGACAAACTTTTATTTCTAAAATTAACGGGAACACTAAATGTATGGGTCACTCCGAATGTGATGCGATTATTATGGATCATGGTGTAGTCCGGGCTATTCCTGAAATCACCGCTAACAGTCTGGATGCAACGTTGATTCACGAAGCTGCCATCGGCAAGATTGCCGGAGATCAGATGATTAAGCTGATGACCCTTGGCTTAACCGAAGCGGAAGCGGAAGCAAGAATCATTGATGGATTTTTGAATTAACACAAAGTTTATTTAATTAGATAACCGAAATGATAGAAGCTGATTTCTTTGCTATAAGAAGTCAGCTTCTTTTGACGTGTATGGGGAGCGTTGGTATTTTAAGATTCCCAGAAAAAAAATTAAAACAGAGGAAATTGCAATTTAAGAAGGTTATTGACATATGCTATTTATGCAGTATAATAATTTATAAACAGCATATGTTATTAACTGTATGCAAAAATATTTATGAAAAGAGAGCTGAAATGAATATGGAAGATAATAAGAGTCAATTAGTCAATGATTATGCAGTCGAAAATTTTAAAAATGGCTTAAATTGTGCCGAAAGCGTATACGATGCTTTGCTGCGTGCCGGGGTACTGGATGTTCCCAAGGAAACAGTCGCGATGTGTACCGGTTTTGGCGGTGGTATCGGTCTTTGCGGTGAAACTTGCGGTGCTTTATCAGCTGCCATTATGGCAAATAGTGCTGTTTATGGTAGAAAAGACCCCTGGCGTGTCGATGCTGAAGTTCGGGGACCGGAAGTCGGTCAAAAATACTATCGACGCTATAACAATCTGGTCAAAGAATTCTGCGAAGCCAATGGTTGCACAACCTGTCGCGACATCTGTGAGCTATTTGAAGATTGGAATGGAAAAGACCGACGGGTGCACTGCATGAAAATGGTGGGAACAACGGCTCAATTAGCTTATAAGTATCTGCAAATCCCTCAAAATGAAGCTTTCGAAATGCCATATGGTGAAAAAATGAGTGATAACAAAAAGAAATAAGTGGGGAGAAAAGGCAGCTTACTGTAAAAAACAAGCGTTACCCTGAACTCAGATTTCGAGTAACAAAGCAGTGACGCCTTGTTACTCGAAATTCGTGAGATAAAAATATGAAGCTTTAATGATCAGGCTTCCCAAAGTACAAAATAGACGCCATCATCTCGTTTTTGGCCCTTGCTTAGTTCAAGATGTCGCAAGACGGACATATCGGAGCTGATTTCGTCAGGACTTAAACTGAATTTCTCAATGCATTGCTGCATCGTCACACCGCTATTGTCTTTTATAAATGAATACAGGTTCTTTTGCTGATCCGTTAAACCTTCGGTTCCGGTATATCCAGAACTTTTTCGGTCAAGCTTAGCACTGTGAACGGCACCGGGGTCACAGGTTTGGGTCACCTTATGTTTCCCCATGGCACAATCATCGCAAAAAGACTTGCCTTTTACTTCATAAACATCATCCTCTTCGAGACTGATTCCACAACTAAAACATGTTTTCATAATGAATACTCCTGTCGTATCTTAATATTTAAAATTAGAAATTTTGCAAATAGCGTAAATAATTTCTATATCATACCATTAATATTTTTGTCTTTCCATAGCAATGATCAATTTTACTCGCAAAAAAATTAGAGATGATTATTGATATATACTTATTAAAGCACAGAATACTAAAAAATTGGAGGTTGAATTGATGAAAATCGTTACTTTAGTTGAAAATACATCTATTTCGGAAAACTATAAAAATGAACATGGGTTATGTTTGTATATTGAAACAGAAAAACACAAATGTCTATTTGATTTGGGGGCCAGCGGTATTTTTGTAGAAAATGCCCAAAAGCTTGGAATTGATCTAGAAAAAGTTGATTTAGTGGTGATCAGTCACGGTCATTATGATCATGGCGGAGGATTGGAAATATTTTTGGGGATCAATAAGAAGGCAAAGATCTATGTTAATCATAAAGCTTTTAATAAATTCTATTCAAATCGAGGTGAGGATCCAAAAGCTTATATTGGTTTAAATCAGAAATTGCTGCCAAATGAACGGTTTGTCTTTGTTGAAGATCATTTGGTGATTGATGATGAGCTTGAGCTGTTTTCAAATGTACAAGGTGATAAATTTAGATCCACGGCCAATTTAGATCTTTTTATAGAGACGGATGGAGTGATGGTGGGGGATGATTTTGCCCATGAACAGAATTTAATCATACGTGAGGGAAATAAAACTGTTTTATTTGCCGGTTGTGCTCATAATGGCATTGCCAATATTCTTGATCATTTAAACTTGGTTTATAAAGTAATTCCGGATGATGTGATTGGTGGCTTTCATTTATATAATCCTTCGCGCAAAAAGTCTGAAAACATTGTGTTAATCGAAAATATGGGTCATTATTTATTAAGCAGAGATACGACTTATTACACCTGCCATTGCACCGGCACGGAACCATATCAAATATTGCGCGGATTGATGGGAGATCGGATTCAATACCTGTCAACCGGAATTAGATTAGAAATATGAATTTATTCAGGGAAGGTGGCTTAATAATGGAGATTGGATTAAAAGACAAAGGAAAACAGACGAAGAAAGACAGCTTATCTGTTGGTAATGGTATAAGCAAGAAGCATTCAGAGACTGCAATGAATTTGTTTAAAAAAGGCTATAATTGTTCTCAGTCAGTTTTTCTGGCTTTCTGCGATGAGTGTGACTTGGACTTTGAAACCGCTGCCCGGTTAAGCTCATCTTTTGGTGCCGGAATGGGAAGATTGCGTGAGGTTTGCGGTGCAGTAACCGGAATGTTTATGGTCGCAGGAGTTCTTTACGGCTACACTGATCCCGAAGATCAAGCTGCGAAAACAGCGCATTATCAACGCATTCAAACGCTTGCAAATCAATTTGAAGAAAAGAACCATTCCATTATTTGCAGGGATCTTCTGGGGCTTGATAAAGGTAAGAATAGCCCTGTTCCAGAGATGCGTACTCCAGAATATTATCAGAATCGGCCATGCGAAGCCCTGGTGGGGATGGCGGCAGAGATTATGGAAAAATATATCGTCGAACAAGAATAGTGATAATTGTATGATGCCAGCAGGAAGCATTTCTAGATATGGAAGCATGAAAGAGGATCAGTTAAATTCAAATAGTTATTGACATATGTTTTTATAGAAGTATAATAGTAAGTGTTAAAGACATATGTCAATAATGAATAAGGAGAATTTAATGAAAATAGCAATACCCGCAGATGAAAAAGTTCTGGCCAGCGAAGTGTGTATGTCTTTTGGACGGGCACCGTATTTTTATATTTATGAGACCACAACAAAAATGGGCGACTTCATCAATAATGAAGCGGCAACCAGCCCCGGTGGTGCCGGTGTCAAAGCAGCTCAGATCGTAGTCGATAATCATGCAGATATCTTAATTACGCCACGATGTGGGGAAAATGCAGCAGAAGTTTTCAAAGTAACGAAACTGCAAATTTACAAAAGTACGGTTGGTTCCATTCAAGATAATATTAATGCTTATATGGATAAGAAATTAGCTGTTCTCGATAAGTTTCATGCAGGATTTCATGGGGTTGGAGGAAACTAAATTATGAAAGTTCATTTGATCAATGGGGTATCCCAGGGCACATTGGGTATTATTTCCCGAAAAATTGGCGATAAAAAAATTGTTGAACGGATTCACCAAAATGAGTTTACCGCAGTTGGATTATGTCAGGGCGATATTGTCAGAATGCTGGTTGCCAGTGACATCGCGGAAAAGACATCAGATGTTGTCGTGACGGAAGTATCTGGGGTATGTCCTCAGCATATTATTTGCCTGGCGATTCTTGGTGATGTAACATCTGTAGAAGCATCTCTGGCAGCTATAGAAAGTAGGTTGATGATCAAGTGAAATTAGCAGTACTCAGCGGAAAAGGGGGGACCGGAAAAACTCTGGTATCCGTTAATCTGGCAGCAGTAGCCAAAGATTCCGTTTATGTTGATTGTGATGTTGAAGAACCAAACGGTCATTTGTTTTTTAAACCAACCGGGATAGAAATTGAAAAGGTAGCCATTAAGATTCCTGTTGTTGACGAAGATCTTTGCCTGGGCTGCCGAAAATGTGTCGACTTTTGTAAATTCAACGCCCTCGCCGCCATTGTCAACAAATTACTTGTTTTTGATGATATTTGTCACTCATGCGGGGGTTGTATCATGCTTTGTCCAAGCAAAGCTTTGACCGAAAAGGACAAGGTCATTGGAGAAATAAAAACAGGTATTTCCGAAGAGGTCAAGGTGATTTCCGGCATTTTAAATACCGGCGAAGCATCGGGAATACCGATTATCAAAGAGCTGATAAAAAAAACATCCGCTGAAAAAAGAATGACATTGATTGACTGTCCTCCAGGCAGTGCCTGCATTGTAATGGAAAGTATTCAAGATGCGGATTATTGTATCCTGGTGGCAGAACCGACGGTTTTTGGCCTGCATAATCTCCAGTTGGTTTGGGAACTCGTGAAACTTTTTAATAAACCGCATGGTGTCGTTATCAATAAATGTATGGAAAATGAAAATCTGATTGAAACGTTTTGTATTGAAAATAAAATTAACATCTTAACTAAAATTCCTTTTGAAAGTGAACTGGGAATGATTAATTCTGATGGTGAGATTGTGTCAAAAAGCGAAAAATACCATGGACTATTTTCTGAGTTGCTTCAAACCGTCGTTAGGGAGGTAGAACATGAAACAATTACTTATTCTTAGCGGAAAGGGTGGAACCGGAAAAACAACCTTGGCTAGTGCCTTTATCAAGCTATCTCAAGCAAAAGTTTATGCTGATTGTGATGTGGATGCTCCCAATTTGCACCTGGCTTTAAAGCAATCGGTTCAGCCCCAGGTAAAAGACTTTTTTGGGATGCCAAAGGCAGAAATCAATAGTACACTGTGTGCAAAATGTGATCGTTGCATCGAAAATTGTCGCTTTGATGCCATATCAGTGAATGAAGAAGGTTACCGAGTTAATCCTTTTGCATGTGAAGGCTGCGGCGTTTGTGAAATGCTCTGTCCGGTACGGGCAATCAGCTTAAAACCGGATATTGCTGGGGAGCTGATGCTTTATGACAATCAGGACAGTCTGTTTTCCACTGCACAGCTCAAAATGGGCAGTGGCACATCCGGGATGCTGGTCACCGAAGTTAAAAAGCAAATGAAATCGGTTGATGTTGGTGCTGATTTGGCCATTATTGACGGATCACCGGGAATCGGTTGCCCAGTAATTGCATCGATCAGTGGGGTGGATATGGTGCTGATTGTTGCAGAACCATCGGTTTCTGGAATTAGCGATATGGAGCGCATCATTAAAACAGCCCAGACTTTTCATACAAAAACGGTTGTTTGTGTGAATAAATACGATACAAACCTAAAAAAAACCGATGTGATTGTTGATTATTGTAAAGATCATCTGATCCCCTATATGGGAAATATTCCTTATGATGAAAATGCTGTAAAAGCTATCAATAAGGGACTGACCATTGTGGATATCTTCTGTGACGCCGGTTGTTCGGCGCAGGACGTATTCAACAATACTTTGGAGGTATTGTTTAAAAATAAGGATTTATAACCACAAAAATGGCGTAGGCATCTCATGGATTTAGAAAAATGAGTAAGGAGGTAAGGTTATATATTCGGATAAAGTAATCGAACACTTCAAAAATCCACAAAATGCTCATGGTATGATGAACGCCGATGCTCAAAGTACCGTCGGAGATCCTTCATGTGGAGATTCGTTGAAGTTATTTATAAAAGTAAAGGATAATCGCATTAAAGAAATCAGTTATCTTGTTTTTGGTTGTTGCGGATCGATTGCCACATCAAGCATGACAACGGTTTTGGCTAAGGGTAAAACACTCAAAGAGGCATTAAAGATTACAGAAGAGGATGTCATTGAAGCTTTAGATGGCTTGCCAGAAGAAAAAAAGCATTGTTCTAATTTGGGAGTCAGTGCTCTAAAAATGGCGATTCAGGACTACCAGGACAGACAGACAAAATCAAAAGTTCAAAGAATCCAAATCGATCTATCGAAATGCTATACAACTTCTAAAGATAAAATAGTAAATTATATGATGTATCGATTGTACAAAAGATGATTTTATGATCGCCAGTTTGACAATAAACTGGTGTTTGATCAAGATAATATGGTGAGGCTGATGAGATGAAACATGAAACAATTGGGGTCGTAATGGAGATAAGGGGAACCTTGGCTTTGGTAAAACCGATGTCACATTTAAATTGTGACAGTGGTCATTGTTGCCAAGGTGACGGTGTAGAGAAAGTAGTACTTGAAATGAATAACGAAACAAATGCCAGAGTGGGAGACAAGGTTATTTTTGAAGCAAAAGAAGTAGGAATGATGACAGTCGCTTTTATGCTGTTTTTGATGCCGCTGATTTTGGCATTTTTGGGAGCAGGCGCAGGCTATTATTTATCAGGAATATTTGAAATGAATTCAAATTTATTGGTTATATCCGGGGGAATACTATTTTTCGTTATTTCATTGCTTATTGTTAAGGTATTCGATCGATATATATCAACAAATACAAGCTTAAGACCAGTTATCACAAAAATAATTTAATAGTCAACAACGCTAAATGGTGTTCTGTATTAATGGATTAAAAGGAGTTTGACAATGGATAAAGTTAAAGGCAATATGAAGTCTTGTTTAAACCCAGTAGCTAAAGTGCTGGTATCATGTCGGGGTCTAGATGGTGAGAATAATGTTCTGGCCGTTGGATATTGTGGAAATTGCAGTTATGATCCGCCCATGGTTATGGTTGGGATTGTTCCATCTCGGTATTCATACCATATGATAAAAGAATCAGGGGTTTTTGTTGTCAATCTTGTGGATGAAAACTACAAAGAAACATTCAACTACCTAGGAACGCACAGTAAACGAGATGAAGATAAATTGGCGATTATGAAAGTAAACCTTGAAGAAGCTAAAATAGTCAATGCACCGATTTTACCGGATTGTCCGGTAAATATTGAATGTACGGTGGTTGATTCGATTGTAACCGGATCACATGAAATGTTTATTGGAAAGATTGAATATGTGCATGGAGACAAAAAACTTGTAAATACTGATGGGACGATTGATTTTTCACAGATCAATTTTCTCTGATGATTTAGTATAATTGACAGCGAATGTAGTTAACAAAAATTAAAATAATAAGAGGAGAATTTTGCATGAGTGAAAATTGTAATGGAACCATTGGGTCTTGTGGTGAAGAACATGAATACAGCAAAGAACCAATCGATTTTTCTGAAAAATCACATGAATTAAGCAGGATTAAGAAAGTAATCGGAGTGGTTAGTGGCAAAGGTGGTGTTGGAAAATCGATGGTAACTTCGCTATTAGCCGTTACCATGAAGCGAAAAGGCTATAATACTGCCATTCTGGATGCCGATATTACTGGACCTTCCATCCCAAGAGCCTTTGGCATTAATGAAAAAGCCAGAACAACAGAATTAGGATTATTTCCTATCTCAAGCAAAACTGGGATTGAAATCATGTCCATTAATCTGTTGCTGGAAAATGAGACGGATCCAGTAATCTGGAGAGGTCCCATCATTGCCAATACCGTTAAACAGTTCTGGACCGATGTAATCTGGGGAGATGTCGACTTTATGTTTGTGGACATGCCTCCTGGCACTGGGGATGTACCTTTGACCGTTTTTCAATCTTTACCAATAGATGGGATTATTATTGTAACATCTCCCCAGGAGTTGGTTTCGATGATTGTTGCTAAGGCCGTTAAAATGGCTGAAATAATGAAGATCCCTGTCATCGGTTTAGTTGAGAACATGTCATACTTCCAATGTCCGGATTGTGATAAGAAACATCAGATTTTTGGGGACAGCCGCATTGAAGAAGTGGCAAAACAGCACAATATCAATGTCGTGGCGAAAATGCCGATTGATACATCATTAGCAGGAGCCTGCGATAAAGGTATAATTGAATTATTTGATAACAATTGGTTGGATCCTATTGCAGAAATTTTAGAATCAGAAGTAAAATTAAAAGAAAACGGAGAAGAACAAATGAAAATAGCAGTAGCGAGTGATAATGGTTTGGTTTCAGGGCATTTTGGTCATTGTGAGAGTTTTATGATTTATGATACAGTGGATGGAAAAATTGTTAAAACTGAAGCAGTACCTAATCCAGGACATAAACCCGGATTTTTGCCAGTATTCTTAAATGACAAAGGGGTTAATGTTATTATTTCCGGTGGTATGGGTGGCGGAGCCGTTGATATTTTTAATGAAAAGAACATTGAAGTGATCACCGGAGCACAAGGAAAAGCCGAAGATCTTGCCAACAGTTATCTTTTAGGCGAACTTAAATCGACAGGTTCTGTTTGTCATGAACATCAGCATCATGATGAGTGCGGCGAATAAGGCGATTTTAAAAGCAAATATTCATCCAATGTTAAGTTAATAGATAGATCTTTGAATAGTTAATAAAATGGCGGGATTTAGCTCAATTGTGATTGACCTAAATACCGCTACCTTTTTATATTCAAAATATTCCTTCATAATGCCTATCCAACTTATAAACTTGGTAAAGTTCCGCGAATTACTGCCTGACTCAAGGCGTCTAATACAGCTTGTTTAATTCCGGTCGAGGTATACGTTGCTCCTGATATGCTGTCCACTATGGGGGTTTGATTGGCGATAATTGCTGTCGGTATGGCATCAATTGCTTTTCCATAATACTTTACATTATTTTCATTATGGGAAAGAATTTGGATGTCCGTGATTTTATTATCCAAAACTGTTACACTTACGGTCAGATCTGGGGCATAACCGGTGCCTACGCCAGTATAAGTACCATTTGCAAGTTCAAC
This window encodes:
- a CDS encoding C-GCAxxG-C-C family protein, which encodes MNLFKKGYNCSQSVFLAFCDECDLDFETAARLSSSFGAGMGRLREVCGAVTGMFMVAGVLYGYTDPEDQAAKTAHYQRIQTLANQFEEKNHSIICRDLLGLDKGKNSPVPEMRTPEYYQNRPCEALVGMAAEIMEKYIVEQE
- a CDS encoding 4Fe-4S binding protein, which encodes MINQSPNFAKVNKKDDQVVEEKILVVKKERCPQNHPCPSVDVCPVEALSQVGFDAPVVDMDKCIKCGKCVKFCPMGALQLE
- a CDS encoding SoxR reducing system RseC family protein, encoding MKHETIGVVMEIRGTLALVKPMSHLNCDSGHCCQGDGVEKVVLEMNNETNARVGDKVIFEAKEVGMMTVAFMLFLMPLILAFLGAGAGYYLSGIFEMNSNLLVISGGILFFVISLLIVKVFDRYISTNTSLRPVITKII
- a CDS encoding ATP-binding protein is translated as MKLAVLSGKGGTGKTLVSVNLAAVAKDSVYVDCDVEEPNGHLFFKPTGIEIEKVAIKIPVVDEDLCLGCRKCVDFCKFNALAAIVNKLLVFDDICHSCGGCIMLCPSKALTEKDKVIGEIKTGISEEVKVISGILNTGEASGIPIIKELIKKTSAEKRMTLIDCPPGSACIVMESIQDADYCILVAEPTVFGLHNLQLVWELVKLFNKPHGVVINKCMENENLIETFCIENKINILTKIPFESELGMINSDGEIVSKSEKYHGLFSELLQTVVREVEHETITYS
- a CDS encoding C-GCAxxG-C-C family protein; the protein is MNMEDNKSQLVNDYAVENFKNGLNCAESVYDALLRAGVLDVPKETVAMCTGFGGGIGLCGETCGALSAAIMANSAVYGRKDPWRVDAEVRGPEVGQKYYRRYNNLVKEFCEANGCTTCRDICELFEDWNGKDRRVHCMKMVGTTAQLAYKYLQIPQNEAFEMPYGEKMSDNKKK
- a CDS encoding NifB/NifX family molybdenum-iron cluster-binding protein, which codes for MKIAIPADEKVLASEVCMSFGRAPYFYIYETTTKMGDFINNEAATSPGGAGVKAAQIVVDNHADILITPRCGENAAEVFKVTKLQIYKSTVGSIQDNINAYMDKKLAVLDKFHAGFHGVGGN
- a CDS encoding SufD family Fe-S cluster assembly protein; this translates as MNDIAKALLKEVTGLEEMPKGAYNIRENSKSVARQSSENIEIVGKEDKSGIDIIVKPNTKSEHVFIPALVSCGGVKDLVYNDFFVGENADITIIAGCGVSTGDSCDGSEHNGIHRFFLGKNSRVRYVEKHIGEGTGTGKRVIDPVTEVVQEENSYMEMETTQIKGVDSTRRFTKAKLKDGATLVIKEKLMTHGDQFAESSFEVDMDGEDSSVNLISRSVARDNSRQTFISKINGNTKCMGHSECDAIIMDHGVVRAIPEITANSLDATLIHEAAIGKIAGDQMIKLMTLGLTEAEAEARIIDGFLN
- a CDS encoding BMC domain-containing protein, whose protein sequence is MKVHLINGVSQGTLGIISRKIGDKKIVERIHQNEFTAVGLCQGDIVRMLVASDIAEKTSDVVVTEVSGVCPQHIICLAILGDVTSVEASLAAIESRLMIK
- a CDS encoding iron-sulfur cluster carrier protein MrpORP is translated as MSENCNGTIGSCGEEHEYSKEPIDFSEKSHELSRIKKVIGVVSGKGGVGKSMVTSLLAVTMKRKGYNTAILDADITGPSIPRAFGINEKARTTELGLFPISSKTGIEIMSINLLLENETDPVIWRGPIIANTVKQFWTDVIWGDVDFMFVDMPPGTGDVPLTVFQSLPIDGIIIVTSPQELVSMIVAKAVKMAEIMKIPVIGLVENMSYFQCPDCDKKHQIFGDSRIEEVAKQHNINVVAKMPIDTSLAGACDKGIIELFDNNWLDPIAEILESEVKLKENGEEQMKIAVASDNGLVSGHFGHCESFMIYDTVDGKIVKTEAVPNPGHKPGFLPVFLNDKGVNVIISGGMGGGAVDIFNEKNIEVITGAQGKAEDLANSYLLGELKSTGSVCHEHQHHDECGE
- a CDS encoding ATP-binding protein; protein product: MKQLLILSGKGGTGKTTLASAFIKLSQAKVYADCDVDAPNLHLALKQSVQPQVKDFFGMPKAEINSTLCAKCDRCIENCRFDAISVNEEGYRVNPFACEGCGVCEMLCPVRAISLKPDIAGELMLYDNQDSLFSTAQLKMGSGTSGMLVTEVKKQMKSVDVGADLAIIDGSPGIGCPVIASISGVDMVLIVAEPSVSGISDMERIIKTAQTFHTKTVVCVNKYDTNLKKTDVIVDYCKDHLIPYMGNIPYDENAVKAINKGLTIVDIFCDAGCSAQDVFNNTLEVLFKNKDL
- a CDS encoding flavin reductase family protein → MDKVKGNMKSCLNPVAKVLVSCRGLDGENNVLAVGYCGNCSYDPPMVMVGIVPSRYSYHMIKESGVFVVNLVDENYKETFNYLGTHSKRDEDKLAIMKVNLEEAKIVNAPILPDCPVNIECTVVDSIVTGSHEMFIGKIEYVHGDKKLVNTDGTIDFSQINFL
- a CDS encoding ATP-binding cassette domain-containing protein, which produces MLKLENISFEVENEREILKDVNLTIEKGKFIAITGPNGGGKSTLARIISGVIKPTRGKITFYGEDITDLSITERAKKGISFGFQQPIRFKGITVHDLINIAKGEQLSVADASHYLSEVGLCAKDYINRELSDKLSGGEIKRIEIATIIARNTVLSIFDEPEAGIDLWSFNHLIDIFMKMHESKENSIVIISHQERILDVADEIIAMVDGAIILRGAKESVLPELLHCENPENCANCQIVEA
- a CDS encoding MBL fold metallo-hydrolase — protein: MKIVTLVENTSISENYKNEHGLCLYIETEKHKCLFDLGASGIFVENAQKLGIDLEKVDLVVISHGHYDHGGGLEIFLGINKKAKIYVNHKAFNKFYSNRGEDPKAYIGLNQKLLPNERFVFVEDHLVIDDELELFSNVQGDKFRSTANLDLFIETDGVMVGDDFAHEQNLIIREGNKTVLFAGCAHNGIANILDHLNLVYKVIPDDVIGGFHLYNPSRKKSENIVLIENMGHYLLSRDTTYYTCHCTGTEPYQILRGLMGDRIQYLSTGIRLEI